The segment GCCCAGTGTTCGTCCTCCCTCTCTGGCagcttctttattttttttttagcaaaagCTGCGATAGTACACCAATAAGGCAATAATATCAACACCGAATCAAAAAGCAGACCAGAATTTGAGaaacaggaagaagaaggaggaggaggaagagggttACAGAGATCTGTGAGTATCAACCATGGGGTGAGAGCGATGCGATGGCAGCTGAAGCTGATTTTTAGTCACAGCTGCTGATTCAAGACCCATATGCCAGATTTCTGGTAAATTTTAGCTTCTTCCCTCTGTTCTTCTATGTGggcttctttttgttgttcttgaatggATGAAACTGTAGAACCCATCTCTGTTTTTGATCGTGATGTTCTTGATCTGGGTgttcttgtttgagattcttcgtttcttcatcatcttcaatcTTGTCACTTATCTGGGTGCTCTTTGTTGGTTTCTATCAGCTACTAGGTTCAAATTCAGCTCTGGAGCTTGGTTTGTTGATCAGGTACTTTTTTCAACCTAAAATTGGGATCTATTTTTCAGTTCACAAGAAAATTTGTATCTAATTTTGATTGTGTTGGGTTAGGAAGGTTGATTAGGTAGAAGAAGAGACCAAAGTGAAAGCCAAAGAATCTTGAGACTTGGAGTTATTTTGAAAGTGTTTGTTCTGTTTGGCTGAAGTCATGACGACTACCTCGCGGACAAATTCTAGGCGCATGTATTCATGGTGGTGGGATAGTCACATTAGCCCAAAAAATTCTAAATGGCTTCAAGAAAATCTTACAGGTCTTGGTTTGTGCCCTTTGAAGTTATTAGTCTCTTGAAGCTATTGATTTGTGCTCCATGAATGAAAATGGCTGACTAACTTGTACTTGGTTATGCTGCTTGAAAACAGATATGGATACCAAAGTGAAACAGATGATCAAGCTTCTTGAAGAGGATGCCGATTCGTTTGCGAGGAGGGCTGAGATGTACTACAAGAAGCGCCCGGAACTTATGAAATTGGTTGAAGAATTCTACCGGGCGTATCGAGCATTGGCAGAAAGATATGATAATGCAACTGGGGTGCTTCGTCAGGCTCATCATACCATGGCTGAGGCATTTCCTAACCAGGTACCATTTGATGATTTGCCTGCAGGTTCAGGTAATGAGGGTGATCCACGGACGCCATCACCTATACGTGCTCTTTTTGACCCAGATGAGTTGCAAAAAGATGGCTTGGGGCTTTCACCTCAATCAGGTGGTGGCAGAAGAAATGGAGCATTTACAGAAGAATCGAACTTGGTTACGAGTCGGAGGGGTTTGAAGCagtttaatgatatttttggtTCTGGGGAAGGAAGGGCAAAGAAAGGCCTGAATTTCCACGATCTCGAGGAGAATGAGCGAAATGGGAGGAATAATCTCAAGGTTTCAGCTACTGAGGCGGAGATTGTGGCCTTAAAGGAGGCTCTGGCTAAATTAGAAGCTGAAAAGGAAGCTGATCTACTTCAATATCAACAGAGTCTTGATAAGCTTTCTAATCTCCAGATAGAAGTCTCTCGTGCACAAGAGGATTCCGAAAGACTAAATGATCGAGCCTCGAAAGCTGAAACCGAAGCCCAGAATTTGAGGGAAGCCCTCAGAAAACTAGAGACTGAACAGGAAGCTAGTCTTCTAAAGTATCAACAGTGTCTGGACAAAGTATCCCTTTTGGAGAGTAATATCTTTGACATTCAAAGAGGAGCTGAAGACCTTACTGAAAGTCTGAAGCAAGGCCTTGCTGAAGTAGGAGCTGAAAAGGAAGCTGTACTTGTTCAATATCGAGAGAGTTTAGAAATCATAGTGAAACTAGAGGAGAAGCTTCTTCATGCAGAGGAAAGTTCAAGAAGATACAATGAACTAGCTGAAAAAGCTGAAAGTGAATTGATTATCCTTAAGCAAACAATCGAAAAACTAACCGAAGAAAAGGAAACTGCAGCTGTCCAGTACCTGCAGTGCTTGGAGAAGATTTCTAATCTTGAATATCGACTTTCATGTGCTGAAGAAGAGGCGGAAAGGCTGCATCGTGAAATCAATGACGGAGTTTTAAAGTTAAGAACTGCTGAAGAGAAGTGTCTTTCATTGGAGACATCAAATCTGGCTCTGCAATCTGAGTTAGAATCATTGGTACTGAAAATGGGGTCTCAAAATGAAGAACTCACCGAGAACAAAAATGAACTGGGAAGACTTTGGAATTGCGTACAGGACGAGCATTTGCGGTTTGTTGAGGCCGAGACTGCTTTCCAAACGTTGCAAGATTTGCATTCTCAGACGGAAGAGGAGCTGCTATCTCTTGCTGCTGAGATTCAGAATAGGACACAAGTTTTAAGGAACCTAGAAATTCAAAACCAAAGCTTGATTGCTGAAGTTCAGGAGGTGAAGAATGAAAACAGGAAGCTTGGTGAACTTAATATGTCGTCAGCTCTGTCGATAAAAGATTTGCAAGATGAGCTGTCAAGCTTGAGGGAGAAGATAAGTAAACTTGAAGCGGAGGTAGAACATCGAACGAATGAACGTAATGCCCTTCAGCAAGAAATCTACTGTCTGAAAGAAGAGATTAATGAgttgaataagaaaaatggGGCCATAATGGAGCAGGTGGAGTCTACAGGCTATAGTTTAGACAGCTTTGGAGCATCTGTTAAGGAACTGCAAGATGAGTATTCAAGGATGAGGGAAACCTGTGAGACAGAGAAAAGTGAGAAAGCTGCTCTCTTGGAGAAGTTGATTGTTCTTGAGAAACTTGTTGAGAAAAACTCCTTTTTAGAAAATTCCATTTCTGATATGAGTGTCGACTTGGAAGAGACCAAGGAGAGAGTAAAGATGTTAGAAGATTCTTGTCAATCTCTGTTGGGAGAGAAATCAGCTCTTTCTTCTGAGAAGGTTGCCCTGACTTCTCAGCTACTAATTACAACTAAGAATCTGGAGGAACTCTcagaaaaaaatatacttcTCGAGAACTCCCTTTCTGATGCCATTGCTGAACTCGAAGCATTACGGATGAAATCGAAGGATCTAGAAGACTCCTGCGAATTACATGTTCAACAGAAGTCTGGCCTCattacagagagagagagcttacTATGTCAGCTGGAGACCTCCCATAACTCACTGGAAGATCTGGATAAACGATTACGAGAATTGGTAGAGAAACATTCGGTGCTCGCCAACGAAAGAGAATCTGCATTTTGTGAAATAGAAAAGCTGAAGGCTTATTTGGATGCAGAAAAACAAGCTCATTCTAGTTTTACTGAAATCAGTAAGAAACGGGTAGCTCATATGGAGTCGCAAATGCATCTATTACAAGAAGAACGCGATCACTGGAAGAAGGAATATGAGGAAGAGACAGACAAAGATATAAATTCCCAGTTTGTGATCTTCATCTTACAGAATTGCATACAAGATATGAAGAATAATAATCTCTCTTTACTTGTAGAGTCTCAAAAACTTTTAGAGGCATCCGAGAGATCAAAAGAAGCCATCTCTGAATTAGAGCtcgaaaatattaaaagacaGGGGCAGGTTCAATCCTTcatggagaaaaataaattcctGAGGACAGGGCTTCAACGGGTATTGAGTATTCTTGACATCGATGCATACCCTGGATTCGATCACGAGACTGAGCAAGATCAAACACTTCTGAACCATATTTTTGTCAAGAttcaggagaaagaaaactctataaatgaaatttatgatGAATACTATCAGTTAGTGATCGAGAAATCTATTAATGAGAAGTTCCTTCTGCAACTGAAAGATGAAGGTGCTAACATTTTGATGGAAAGGGATGCACTTTGTCAGGAGAACAGAGTCCAATCTGAAGAGATCTTGATTCTCCAGAGTAGGATTGTGGAGTTGAATGAAGAACTGAGGTTGAAAGTAATGGAGGGTAGCTATAAAGAACAAACGCTCATGACAGAAATGGAAAATGTCCGCAGGAATTTGCATAATGTGGAGGAAGCTTACCAGATTTTAAAAGTAGAGAATTCCAATGCTCTTAAACAGAGGTATCAACTAGAAGAAGAGAACAGTAATATGTTCAATGAAACAATATTTCAGAGTCAACTTTTCCTCATTTGTAAAGATATCATCTCTGAAATTCTTGAAGAACTGAGAAAGCTTACTGAGTGTAGGGATAAACTCCAGTTTACAAATAATGACCTTGAAGAGAGAGTGAAAGATGAACAAACGATGAACTTAGAACTCACAATGCTTTTGGAGAGGTCACGTAGTGAAGCTGAAAAGTATTTGACAGAGAAGAACACGCTTGATCAGGAGCATAGGAACCAATCTGAACGATTATCGACGCTCCGGGCCGAGATGGAGAAACTTCTAGAGCTGAATGAGgaattgaagttgaaaatagTGGAAGGAATTCACAAAGAAGAAGGCCTAATGACTGAAATGAAGAATTTATGTAAGAAGCTGCAGGATTTGGAAGGGGCTTACCAGATTCTTCATGATGAGAGTTGCAAGGCGAACAAAGAGAAACAAgatttagaagaagaaaacattaaTTTGTTCACTGAAAACATATTTCAAAGTGAACTCTCCTTTATTTACAAGGATGCTATCTCAGAAAATCTTGCAGAATTGAGAAAGCTTACTGAATGCATGGACGAACTCCGCTGCAGAGAAAATGACCTTGAagagagaatgaaattaatgTTAGCAAAGTTGGGAGATGAACAAACAAAGAACTTAGAACTCAGGAATTCCTTGGAAAAGTCACAGAGTGAGGCTGAAAATTACCTGATGGAAAGGAACATGCTTGACCAGGAGCTCAGCAATCAATCTGAAATGAATTCAATACTACAGGGTAAGATGGAGAAACTTCTGGAGTTGAATGAAGATATTAGCTCAAAATTAATAGATAGCAAGCACAAAGAAGAATTACTTATGACTGAAAAGGAGAATGTAAGCAAGAAGCTGCAAAATTTGGAAGGGGCTTATCAGATATTACATGCTGAGAAAATCAAGGCACTTGAGGAGGAAAAATCCTTGAGAAAAGAAATCTTAGGCTTGAGGGAAGATAAACATGAATTAGAAGACGCAAACATCGATATGTTCGGTGAAACGATATTTCAAAGCCAACTTTCCTTTGTTTACAAGGATATTGTATCTGAAAATCTACGAGAACTGAGGAAGCTCGTTGAGTGTATGGATAATCTCCAATCCACAAATAAAGACCTTGAAGAGAGAGTAAAACTAATGGAAAGAAAGTTGGGAGATGAACAGACGAAGAATCTTGAACTCGTTGAGTCCTTGGAGAGGTCAAAATGTGAGATCATGGAAGTAGAAACAATGATAAGcttgaaggaaaatgaaaagttgGAGCTCCGTGAAATGGTGGAGCGGCTATCGACGAAGTGTAACGAGTTGGAGGGGATAAACGACGAACAAAAGAAGCAGATGGACAAAATCTCTTCAGATAAAGATTTCCTGGCAATGGAAACTGAATTTCTTCACGAAGAGAATCAAAAAATGGATTCGAAGCTAAAGGAGATGCAAAAGGAAGCTGAAAAGAATATATTCAGAGAGAAAAGTTTAATATCTGAACTTGACATGAAGAACAATGAAGTTCAATCATGGGAAACTCAAGCTGCCATTTTCTTTGGTGAGCTGCAGATTTCTGCTATTTATCAATCAATTTTTGAAGCCAAGAGTCATGAGCTAACAGAAGCATGCCAGAACCTTCAAGACAGAAATACCTCTAAAGATGTAGAGATCGAATTGCTGAAGGACAAAATTAGTAGTTCAGaaggagaaaatggaagaatgaaAACTCAGTTGGCCGCATATGTTCTAGCTATTCAATCCTTGAAGGATTCTATAAATTCTCTTGAAAGGCATGCTATTTCTTTGACAAAAACGCAAAAAGTTGACGACCAAGAACTGAAGGTAATAACAATATCGCTTTTTCTgtatatcaatttttattttcgcTTACAGTCTTTGTCGTGTTCATATCCATATAGTTCAGAACTCGTTTACTGTTTAAAGCATCTTATTGCAAGTAGAGGAAACTTATAAATCCAAGTTTATTTAGCTTTCCAACAGGCTCAATCAATAAAGGGGTGTCTGAGTTTTGGTTGCATAATCTGAGGGCCTTTTAACTTTCCTTTCTGCAGGAATCTGGTTCTGCAAATTCCCAGCATGATGAAAGCATCCAGCAGCCACGTGGTGATCAAGTTCACCATGATGGTTCAGTTGAGCTGCAAGATTTGAATAGGAGGATTCAAGCAATTGAATTAGCATTTCAAGAATTTGCACTAGAAAAGTGTAACGCCAATGCCAAGCTAAAGAAAGTAATGAAGGAGATGGAACAGCTAAAAACTGGCCGAGATCGTAGTCGTGTGACCAAGGACAAATCAATACTCCATGGACAAGAGCGTTATAATCGATCACATTCAAAGTCTGAAATTTATGAAGCAGGAAATGAAGTTCTGACAAAAGACATCCTACTTGATCGGATTGCTGACCATTCATCCTATGGAACCAGTCAAAGAGAAACTGCAGCAGCTGGTGATCGGATGCTTCAGCTGTGGGAATCAACTGATCAAGATGGCAGCTACAACCGGGCCATTGGCAAGGCTCCTATGCTAGCAAGCTCATCTACCGAATATCACCGGGTTGGATCGACCAGGAGACGAAGTAGCAAGCACCTTTCAAATGAATCATTGATCGAGAAGGAACTGGGTGTGGATAAACTAGAGATCTCCAAGAGACTTTCTGAACTCCCACAAGAAGGAAACAAGAGAAGGATTCTAGAAAGACTAGACTCTGATGCTCAGAAATTGGCAAATCTTCAGATAACTGTAcaagaattgaagaagaagatggagatTACAGAGAAGAGCAAGATAGAAAAAGGTACTGAATATGATACAGTGAAGGGGCAAGTAGTAGAAGCTGAAGACGCCATCACCAAGTTGTATGAGATGAACCTTAAACTCACAAAGAATGTTCAAGATAGTTTTCAGGCTGCTGATGGAGGAGGCTCATCCACACTGGGGCCAGAGGAAAATGAGAATATCCAAAGTAGGCGAATTTCAGAACAAGCACGGAGGGGATCAGAGAAGATCGGGCGGTTGCAGTTGGAGTTAAAGAGGCTACAGTTTCTAATATTGAAACTTGATGCTCAAAAGGAGGCCAAGGGAAGAACTAAAGTATCCGAGCGGAGTCCGAGAGTTCTTCTACGAGACTATCTTTATGGCGGGACGAGAACCAAGcagaagcaaaagaagaagGCTCCTTTTTGTGCTTGTATGAGACCTCCAACAAGGGGTGATTGAGGCATTGATTTTTATCTGTGAAATAATCAATTCTAGTTTAGTGAAAAGGAAATATCACTTGGCTCATCATCTATCaatctttctttgtttgtatAGAGAGGTTTTTATGTTACCTTAGCTTTGAGATTATGCTGTACATGAAAGGCTGCATCTAATCAGAGAAAGCTACTCTTTTTAGAGGCTCTTCATTATCTATAGAATTTTGCagaacatttttaataattttgattttttattatgccaaaatttaatctttcaaatctcatataaaaaaaatgtctcgaCAGTTGAATTATGTTCGTTTTGATTTAGGCTCAAGTTTGACGAATTGTTGAATTATGTTCGTTTTGATTTAGGCTCAAGTTTGACGAATTGTTGAATTATGTTCGTTTTGATTTAGGCTCAAGTTTGACGAATTGTTGAATTATGTTCGTTTTGATTTAGGCTCAAGTTTGACGAATTGTTGAATTATGTTCGTTTTGATTTAGGCTCAAGTTTGACGAATTGTTGAATTATGTTCGTTTTGATTTAGGCTCAAGTTTGACGAATTGTTGAATTATGTTCGTTTTGATTTAGGCTCAAGTTTGACGAATTGTTGAATTATGTTCGTTTTGATTTAGGCTCAAGTTTGACGAATTGTTGAATTATGTTCGTTTTGATTTAGGCTCAAGTTTGACGAATTGTTCGCAACTCAACCCTAGTTTCTTGTAGTTTTGTTATTCAAATGCATTTCTAACAGACTTACCCAatagagaaaaagatgaaaagattCCAGAGGAAAATAGGCTTGGCATTATTTTCAGATACTTTACAATTATTAATTCGATCGAGAAGAAAGGGGATACATTACAGGCATTTCCTTACTTTcatcatttctctctcttttttcagTATAAATTccatatatttgatatatatatatatatataaatactattttggCCTACAAGTGATACTATCGAGAGGGGGAGGAAAAATTACCCCGGAGGTTAACTTCAGCTTGAGACATTGTTCCATGGCTCTACTTGCTTTCCTTGATTCAATGTTTTAGACATTGTTCCATGGCTCTGCTTTCTCATCAGTTACAAGGTTTGGTTTGCAAGAGTGAAGCCTATAGTTGCAGGCTGCTACAGCTTCAGCGACAGTAAGATAGATCCATTCGTGTCCAAGGCTTTCGATGAACTTGCCCTTGTCCAGCTTCTTCATCACCTCAGCTCCAGGGTTGGCCAAAACTATCTGCATAcatgggaaaagaaaaggaacttTGAGTGGATAGCAAATTCAAGGGTAAAAAGATTTGGACTGGAAATGTTTTCTAAACTTCATCATAACTTCAGCAGCTTTAAGAGTATGAAGCTGAAAATGGAAGTTTCGAAAGTGGCATACTGTACCTTCAATCCCCTTCTAGTTAAAATGTTCTTGATCTCTTCAAACATGCTTATTCCACTCGTATCAATGTTGCCAACAGCTGAAAAACAGATTAATTCTCAGACTAGTgtatcaaaaacaaaacatgtttgcCCATTTTTCAGCAGTTGAAGATCCAACACTTACCACTCATGTCCAGAACTACATATTGTAAGGTACTTTCGCCGGAAGCTTTTATCCTGTCTTCCTCTTCATCAACCCACCTTATAATCCTAAAGCATAACAGTTTCGACTTTCAGAGAAAACTTCCAAAAAAAATCCATCCAAATAATGAATCACTCGGTATTCAAATGTACTTGAAAGAAGTCAACAGTGCAATGCTTGTCAATGAGGTGTGCCACTGTGATAGTTGGGATACCTTTCTCTCAAGTAGCTGGAATTAGCAAAGTAAATGGGAGCGTCGATCTCAAGTATGAGAATGCCGGGAACATTATCGGCATTCGGGTATTGCTCAACGTTCCTGTAAACCGTGGAATTGGGAAGGTTTCCAAGCACGAGTGTCCTCGGCCTTGCAACGAACAAAAGTAGTCTTAGCAGAGATATCACCACCTGCAATGAGTTGGCCACAATGTTGTGaatattatttacaaaagtttaaatatacaGAAATGTGGCTAAGATCAGTGATAATAGGTTCTAGGACCCTAAAAATGGCGTAACACAGGAAGAAACTCAGCTAGACATTTTGACAAACACCTTACGGGCACATCAAAAGccacaaaagaagaagtcaGAACATACCGCAATGACCAAGCCAATTTCAACACTAGCAAAGACAACACCAGCATAAGCGGCAATGCAGACAAGGAAATCGAACTTATCGACCTTCCACAAGTGAATAGCGGCGTCGTAATCGATGAGGCCAAGCATGGCGGAAATG is part of the Cucurbita pepo subsp. pepo cultivar mu-cu-16 chromosome LG12, ASM280686v2, whole genome shotgun sequence genome and harbors:
- the LOC111807284 gene encoding protein NETWORKED 1D-like → MTTTSRTNSRRMYSWWWDSHISPKNSKWLQENLTDMDTKVKQMIKLLEEDADSFARRAEMYYKKRPELMKLVEEFYRAYRALAERYDNATGVLRQAHHTMAEAFPNQVPFDDLPAGSGNEGDPRTPSPIRALFDPDELQKDGLGLSPQSGGGRRNGAFTEESNLVTSRRGLKQFNDIFGSGEGRAKKGLNFHDLEENERNGRNNLKVSATEAEIVALKEALAKLEAEKEADLLQYQQSLDKLSNLQIEVSRAQEDSERLNDRASKAETEAQNLREALRKLETEQEASLLKYQQCLDKVSLLESNIFDIQRGAEDLTESLKQGLAEVGAEKEAVLVQYRESLEIIVKLEEKLLHAEESSRRYNELAEKAESELIILKQTIEKLTEEKETAAVQYLQCLEKISNLEYRLSCAEEEAERLHREINDGVLKLRTAEEKCLSLETSNLALQSELESLVLKMGSQNEELTENKNELGRLWNCVQDEHLRFVEAETAFQTLQDLHSQTEEELLSLAAEIQNRTQVLRNLEIQNQSLIAEVQEVKNENRKLGELNMSSALSIKDLQDELSSLREKISKLEAEVEHRTNERNALQQEIYCLKEEINELNKKNGAIMEQVESTGYSLDSFGASVKELQDEYSRMRETCETEKSEKAALLEKLIVLEKLVEKNSFLENSISDMSVDLEETKERVKMLEDSCQSLLGEKSALSSEKVALTSQLLITTKNLEELSEKNILLENSLSDAIAELEALRMKSKDLEDSCELHVQQKSGLITERESLLCQLETSHNSLEDLDKRLRELVEKHSVLANERESAFCEIEKLKAYLDAEKQAHSSFTEISKKRVAHMESQMHLLQEERDHWKKEYEEETDKDINSQFVIFILQNCIQDMKNNNLSLLVESQKLLEASERSKEAISELELENIKRQGQVQSFMEKNKFLRTGLQRVLSILDIDAYPGFDHETEQDQTLLNHIFVKIQEKENSINEIYDEYYQLVIEKSINEKFLLQLKDEGANILMERDALCQENRVQSEEILILQSRIVELNEELRLKVMEGSYKEQTLMTEMENVRRNLHNVEEAYQILKVENSNALKQRYQLEEENSNMFNETIFQSQLFLICKDIISEILEELRKLTECRDKLQFTNNDLEERVKDEQTMNLELTMLLERSRSEAEKYLTEKNTLDQEHRNQSERLSTLRAEMEKLLELNEELKLKIVEGIHKEEGLMTEMKNLCKKLQDLEGAYQILHDESCKANKEKQDLEEENINLFTENIFQSELSFIYKDAISENLAELRKLTECMDELRCRENDLEERMKLMLAKLGDEQTKNLELRNSLEKSQSEAENYLMERNMLDQELSNQSEMNSILQGKMEKLLELNEDISSKLIDSKHKEELLMTEKENVSKKLQNLEGAYQILHAEKIKALEEEKSLRKEILGLREDKHELEDANIDMFGETIFQSQLSFVYKDIVSENLRELRKLVECMDNLQSTNKDLEERVKLMERKLGDEQTKNLELVESLERSKCEIMEVETMISLKENEKLELREMVERLSTKCNELEGINDEQKKQMDKISSDKDFLAMETEFLHEENQKMDSKLKEMQKEAEKNIFREKSLISELDMKNNEVQSWETQAAIFFGELQISAIYQSIFEAKSHELTEACQNLQDRNTSKDVEIELLKDKISSSEGENGRMKTQLAAYVLAIQSLKDSINSLERHAISLTKTQKVDDQELKESGSANSQHDESIQQPRGDQVHHDGSVELQDLNRRIQAIELAFQEFALEKCNANAKLKKVMKEMEQLKTGRDRSRVTKDKSILHGQERYNRSHSKSEIYEAGNEVLTKDILLDRIADHSSYGTSQRETAAAGDRMLQLWESTDQDGSYNRAIGKAPMLASSSTEYHRVGSTRRRSSKHLSNESLIEKELGVDKLEISKRLSELPQEGNKRRILERLDSDAQKLANLQITVQELKKKMEITEKSKIEKGTEYDTVKGQVVEAEDAITKLYEMNLKLTKNVQDSFQAADGGGSSTLGPEENENIQSRRISEQARRGSEKIGRLQLELKRLQFLILKLDAQKEAKGRTKVSERSPRVLLRDYLYGGTRTKQKQKKKAPFCACMRPPTRGD